CAAGGAAAGTAATAACGGGGCTGTACCCGTGCTGGTTTATGTAGCCGTCACCACACCCTTTGATCCCCGCTTCGACGCCAACGGGAACTTTGTCCCCGTCCGCTCGCTGACCTACCTGGCCCAGTCCGCCGGTCAGATCACCCAGTTGCTCGTCGACGAAGGCTCCTACGTTCAACAGGGCCAGGTCATGGCGGTGCTGGACGATAAACTCCTCCAGGCCGACCTGGTCAACCAGCAAAGCCGGCTCGACCAGGCCGCCCGCGACAAGGCCCGTATGGAAGCCGCCCTGCCCGCCGGCGGGGTTACCCAGAAACAGGTGGACGACGCCCGTTTCCAATACGACCAGATCGCCGCACAGGTCGAACAGGCCAAAAAGCGCATCAACGACGCATCGATTAAGGCGCCCATTTCCGGCGTGGTCAATAAGAAATATGTAGAACAAGGCACTTATCTCGCCTTAGGCAATAAGATTGTGGACATCGTCGATGTTTCCCGGCTCAAGCTGACGGTGAATGTACCCGAAGGCCAGGTGGTCGGGCTTAAGGTCGGTAACAAGGTGGACGTCACCGCTAACGTCTATCCCGAAGCGCACTACAGCGGGCGCATCACGTTTATTGCCGTACAAGGGGACGCCAACCTGAGCTACCCGGTGGACATCGAGATCGGCAACGACGCGGGCAAACCCGTCAAGGCGGGGATGTACGGCACCGCGCACTTCACGCTGCCGTCGATGCAGCCGATGATGCTCGTCCCGCGTTCCTCGTTTAACGGGGGCGTCAACAGCGGGGAAGTCTATGTCATGAAAGGAGGCCTGGCCCGTATTCAGAAGGTCGTGGCCGGCCGCATATACGGGGATAGGGTAGAGGTACGCGAGGGGCTCAATCAAGGTGATACAGTGATTACGAGCGGGCAGGTGAATTTGGTGGACGGAACGCAGGTGACGGTTCAGAAGCAATAGGGACTCAGCTCCCGGCGGCGCCTCGCGCCGCCGCCGCGGGGCGCAAAACACGACATTATGCAAATTTCAAAAATTTCGATACAGCGGCCGACGCTGGTGGTGGTGCTCTTTTCCATCCTCACGCTGATGGGCCTGCTGTCCTACTCCACACTGAACTACGAACTGTTCCCGAAGTTCGCTTCGAACGTCATCACCATTACCACGGTGTATCCCGGGGCCGGCCCCGAAGAGGTCGAGAGCTCGGTCACCAAAAAGATCGAGAACGCCGTGGCCGCTATGGAAAACGTAAAAAAACTCACGGCCATTTCAAGCGACAACCTCTCCGTGCTGACCATCCAGCTCACGACCGCGGCCAACGCCGACGTGTCCCTGGAAGACGCCCAGCGCCGGGTGAACGTCATCATCTCGGACCTGCCCACGGACGCCAAGACGCCTTCGCTCAACAAATTCGACCTGAGTGACCTCCCCATCATCACGCTGTCGGCTTCCGCCGATATGGAGGCCACCAAGCTGTATGACATCGTCAACCAGAAGATACAACCCCTGTTGTCCCGGCTCCCTGGCATGGCCCAGGTGACGCTGGTCGGTGGTTCCGAGCGCGAGATCCAGATCAACGTGAATTCCCAGAAACTGGAGGCCTATAAACTGTCCCTTGCGCAGGTGCGCCAGGTCGTGACCAACGCCAACCAGGAATTCCCCACGGGCGCCATCAAAACGGATGCACAAAACACGTCGATCCGCCTGGCCGCGAAGTTTACCAGCATCGACCAGATCCGCAACCTTGTCATCACCACCACCGATGACGGTACCCAGGTCCGTTTGTCTGATGTCGCCGACGTCCAGGACGGGATCAAAGACCAGGACCAGCTCTCCCGCGTGGACAGGGTCGACGCCATCGCCCTCCAGCTCCAGAAGCAAACCGACGCCAACGCCGTCGAGGTGTCCAAGGAAGTGAAGGCCGCCGTTGCCCAGCTCGAACAGGACTACTCGGCCTACAAACTCAAGCTCAACATCGCCAACGATACCACCACCTTTACGCTGGATTCGGCGAACTCCGTCATCCGCGACCTTTTTATCGCCGTCCTCCTCGTGGCCGCGGTGATGCTGCTGTTTCTGCACACCCTGAGGAACGCCTTTATCACGATGATCTCGATCCCGGCCTCGCTGGTTGCGACGTTTATCGGGATCAAGCTCCTGGGCTATTCGCTCAACCTCATGTCCCTGCTGGGGCTCTCGCTGGTAGTCGGGATCCTGGTGGACGACGCCATCGTGGTCCTGGAGAACATCCACCGGCACATGGAAATGGGCAAAAACAAGGTGCGCGCTGCCTACGACGGCGTCGCGGAGATCGGCACCACCGTTATGTCCATCACCTTTGTCATCGTGGTGGTGTTCCTTCCCATCTCCCTGACCAACGAAATCGTGTCCCAGATCCTGCGGCAGTTTTGTATCGTGGTCGTCATCGCCACGGGTTTCTCCCTGCTCGCGTCGTTTACGATCGTGCCCCTGTTGTACTCCCGCATGGGTAAGGTGGAACATTTGACGGGGAAAAATATTTTCGAAAAATTCATCATGTGGTTCGAGCGCCGTCTCGACGCCTTCACCCACTGGATGAGCGCCACGCTCCGCTGGTGTCTGCGCCACCGGATCGCGACCCTCGGGATCGCCACCGTGCTGCTCTTTTCCTCCTTTTACCTGGTCGGCGGCGGCTTTATCGGGGGGGAATTCATCCCCAACGGTGACCGCGGCCAGTTTATCGTCGCCCTGGAACTGCCCAAGGACGCCTCCGTCCAGCAGGCCAACCAGGCCACGATGAAAGCCGAAGCCTACTTAGCCACCAAACCGGAGATCACCTCCATGATCACCGTGGTAGGGCAGGCCAGCGCCGACAACTTCGGCCAGGCCAACCAGGCCGTGGCCTACGAGTCCCAGATCACCGTGACCCTTGTCGACGAAAGCAAACGCAGCGTCGGCTCCGACATCTATGCCGCCCACGTCAAACAGGAACTCGCCGCCCAGCTTACCGGGGTGAAGGTCAAAACCCTCCCCGTGAGCATCCTCGGTTCCGCCCAGGCCGCCCCCATCCAGCTCGACGTCCTTGGCGCCGACCTCGACAGCGCCATGGCTTTTGCCAATGTCGCCCTGGAGACCCTGCGAAAGATCAACGGTGTCACCGAAGCAAAACTGTCCATGGAAAACGGCACCCCTGAGGTCGACGTCCACTTCGACCGCGACAAGATGTCCGCATTGGGGCTGACCCTCGACGTCGTCGGTGCCACCATGCAGACTGCCTTCCAGGGAACCGCGGACGACAGCAAACTCAAATACCGTCAGGGCGCCTACGAATACGACATCAACATGCGTTTCGGGAAGTTCGACCGCAAGAACATCGCCGACGTATCCAACCTTTCTTTTGTCAACAATAAAGGACAGCTCGTCAAACTCAACCAGTTTGCCACCGTCACCGAAGGCTCCGGCCCCAGCGAACTCGAACGCCGCGACAAAAGCCCCTCCGTATCCGTCCGCAGCCAGGTCATCGGCCGTCCTTCCGGTACCGTGACCGCAGAATTTGCGGCCGCGTTGCTCAAGCTCCGCCGTCCCACCGGGGTCACCTACATCTTTGCCGGTGACCAGGAAAACCAAGGCGACGCCTTTAGCACCCTCGGGATCGCCCTGCTGATCTCCATCGTCCTCGTCTACCTCATCATGGTTGCCCTGTACGACAGCTACGTGTATCCCATGGTCGTCATGGGGTCACTCCCCATGGCCCTGATCGGCGCCCTGCTCGCCCTCGCCCTGACCAACAATACCCTCAATATCTTTACGATCATGGGTATGATCATGCTCATGGGTCTGGTCGCCAAAAACGCCATCATCCTCGTCGACTTCACCAACCAAAGCAAGGCCGAAGGCCACAATACCTTCGACGCCCTCGTCTACGCCAACCACGCCCGTCTCCGCCCCATCCTCATGACCACCATCGCCATGGTGTTCGGGATGTTGCCCATCGCCCTCGCCAAAGGCGGCGTGTCCGCGGTAGAAAACGGCCTCGCCTGGGTCGTCATCGGCGGTCTGGTCAGCTCCATGTTCCTGACGCTGATCGTCGTGCCCGTCATCTACTCGCTGGCCGACGGGTTTATGCGGCGGTTCCACCTCGGGCATCCTGAAAAGAAGAAACAAGTCATCCAGCAAATGGCGGAAGAGCCCTCCGGGAATGGGCAGGCCGTTGTTGCGGTACATCATTAATCTTGATACACTCACTACGTCTGATGAGCGCGGCCCCAGGAGGGGCCGCGCTTGCGTTTGGGCCCCTCCTGGGCCGCGTTTGGGTTCCCGGCCGGGAACCCTTATTTTTGCCCAATGTCCTTTACCGTCAACGCCTTTCTCACCCGCTCCGAGTTTATCCGCATGAGCGTCCGGCGCACCTACACCAACCCGGTCATCCTTTTTTTCTCCTGTGTGGGCGTGGCTGCGCTGGGCCTGGGGCTGCTCCAACTGGCGCACCTGGTTCCGCCTTTCGGGAATATATATCCCACGCTTTTTATCGGTGTCTATTTCTGTCTCGCTTTTCCGGCGTTCAATGCCTGGCTGGCCGCCCGCACCTACCGCTACGGAACCCTGAGTTCCCAACACGTCGTGTACACGTTTTCGGAGGAAGGGTTGCGGCTGAGTACCGCTACGGACGCCCTTCCCTGGGAGGGGATCGTGCGCAAGCAGCGCATTGGGAAGTACCTGTTGCTCTTTACCGACCGGGTGTCGGCTTTTATACTGCCGATAGACGGGTTTAGTGCCGAGGGGCTGGCGTTTGTTGCGGCGCATGTGCCGAAGGGGCGGATTTAGTACCTTTGCCCGATGCGTTTTGTTTCCCAAAAAACCGCGAGGCCCTCTTTCGCGAAGCCCTCTTTAGTGATCGGCCGCAAGCCCCTGCTTGAAGCCCTTGAAGCCGGTAAGGGCATGGACAGAATCTTTATGCAAAAGGGCGTGTCCGGCGAAGGGATCGACGAGATCCGAAAGCTCGCGGCTACCCTTCAGGTGCCTATCAATACCGTTCCGGTTGAAAAGCTCAACGGCTTTACCCGGGCAAACCACCAGGGCGTCGTCGCGATTGCCGCGCTGATCACCTACATGGACCTCCAGGCGGTCATCGACCAGACGGTGGAAAAGGGGGTGGCGCCGCTCCTGGTTATGCTCGACGGCGTCACCGACGTCCGGAACATCGGTGCCATTGCCCGGAGCGCGCTTTGCTGCGGGGCGCAGGCGCTGATCATCCCCGACAAAGGCGTGGGGGCCCTCAACGAAGAGGCCATGAAGTCCTCCGCGGGGGCCCTGGAAAAGATCCATGTATGCCGCGTGTCCAGCCTGCTGAAGGCCGTCGATACGCTGCACCTCAATGGCATCCAGGTGTACACGTCTGAAATGAACGCGCCCTCCCGTGTTTTCGAATTGGACTGGACCATCCCCGCCTGTATGATCATGGGCAACGAGGAAACCGGTGTCCAGCCCTTTTTACGCAAAGCCGCCGACGCCCGTTTCACGATCCCCATGGCCGGGACGTTTGATTCGTTCAACGTCTCCGTCGCCGCGGGGATCATACTCTACGAAGCACTGAAAAGCCGCCTATATGCACACTAAGGACAGCACCGCGCCCGCCCTCAAAAACAACCGTTTTGTAAAAGTCATCGAATGCCCCCGCGACGCCATGCAGGGCTGGAAACACCAGATCCCCACGGCCGTCAAGGTGGACTATATTAATGCCCTGTTGCGCGTCGGCTTTGACACCCTTGACTTCGGGAGCTTCGTATCCCCCAAAGCCATTCCCCAGATGGCTGACACCGAGGCCGTCCTCGCCGGGCTGCACCGACCGATCCACGACACCCGTCTGCTTGCGATCATCGCCAACCGCCGGGGGGCCGAAGAAGCCTGCAGCCACCCCGAAGTGGGTTACCTTGGGTATCCCTTCTCCGTGTCCGAGACCTTTCAACTTCAAAACACCGGCGCTACCATCGCCGAATCCCTCGAACGCGTCTTCGACATCCACTACCTCGCCAAACAGTCCGACAAACAACTCGTCGTTTACCTGTCGATGGCCTTTGGCAATCCCTACGGTGACGCCTACTCGAAGGACATCGTCTACCACTGGGCCCAAAAGCTCGCCCACATGGGGATCACCAGCATATCCCTGGCCGACACCGTAGGGTTGGCCAGTCCTTCCGATATTTTTCACCTCACCAAACACGTCGTGGACGCGCTCCCTGAAATGGAGATCGGCGTCCACCTCCACAGCCGCCCGGGCGAGGTCTCCGAAAAGGTCGCCGCCGCCCTTGACGCCGGCTCCCGCCGTATCGACGGGGCCATCGGTGGATTTGGCGGGTGTCCTATGGCGCAGGATGAGCTCGTGGGGAACCTGGATACGTCCGATATAGTTTCCTACCTGCATGCGCATGGGTACGAAACGCATATCAATGGCGAAGCCCTGGACGAGGCCAGGGCTTTCGCGGGGACGATCTTTGTGTAGGGCGGCGCCGACGGCTGCGCGGCACCGCGCCGTGCGTGTGCACACGGCTACGCGCCGCGCGCGGCGGCTACTGGCTCGTAAATTTCTGTAGCAAGCCCGGCAAGGCCGAGGTAATAGCCCCGGATACTTCCGGGCTCAGCCCGAATTTTTCGGCGAGGCTGTTGACGCCCCCGTCGAGTGCACTGGTCAGGGCGCTTCCCCCACCGAGGGCACCCAGCAAGCCGCCGCCCGCACCGCCTTCACCCGCCTGGTTAGCTACGTGTTGGGCAATTTCATTGTGCAACGCCTCTTGCTGGTCGGCAGGCAATGCCGCGACCTGGGGATTGTCTGCCAGATGATCCTTAACCGCTTGTAAAATTTCGTCAAACATTTTTTTGAATTGAGGTGTTTATAATGTTTGAAATATACGAAAATTAGGCACCGCCGAGTTCCACAAGTTTCTCGAAAACGACTTCGTATTCGCCGTTGAGACGCTCGATAGCGGCGACCGTGTCCTTATAGGCTTTTTCCGTCTCCTGGAACCTGGCGGCGTTGGCGTATACGTCGGGGCTGCCGAGGGCGGCTTCGAGCTCGGCCTTGCGGGCGTTGGTTTTCGCCAGTTCGGCTTCGACCTGCTCGAAACGGCGTTGGTGTTTTTGGAGCTCTTTTTTGGCTTCTTTGTCGATGGGCTCACCCCCAGGTTTTGGCGCGGGGGCGCTGACCTTCGGGGCGGGTGACGGAGGTGGGGCCGGTGCGGCGGCGGTTTTCGCCGCGGGCTCGTTCGCCGCGGCTTTGCCACTGCCCTTGCGGGGCGCAGCACTCTCCGCGGCGCGGGCCGCCATGCGGTTTTTCCAATCCACCCATTCCTCGTAGTGACCGACGAATTCTTTGATCTGGTGGTTCTCGTCGATTTCCCAGATTTTGTTGGCGGTCTTTTGGACGAAATAGCGGTCGTGGCTGACGAGGAGGAGGCTGCCTTCGTAGCGGTTTAACGAATCGATGAGGAGGTTGACGGAGTGCATGTCGAGGTGGTTGGTCGGTTCGTCGAGCAGGAGGAAGTTGGCCTTGCTGACGATGACTTTGGCCAGCGCGACGCGGGCTTTTTCGCCGCCGGACAGGACCTTGATTTTCTTTTCCACCTCATCACCGCTGAACAGAAAACAACCCAGTAGGGTGCGCAATTCGAACTCCGTCTTTTGCGAGCCGCAGTGCAACATTTCGGCGAGCACGGTCTGGTTGACGTCGAGGGCTTCGAGCTGGTGCTGGGCGTAAAAGCTTTCCACGACGTTGTGGCCCCAGACGCGTTCCCCGGTAAAGGGTTCCGTTCCGGCAATGATGCGCAGGGCGGTAGATTTACCCCGTCCATTGGCACCAATGAGGGCGATCTTGTCGCCCCTGTTGATCTCGGCGTCGGTATGTTCGAGGATGACGTTATTGCCAAAGGCTTTGCTGACGTCTTTGAGCGTGACCAGGATCTTACCGGGTTGTTGGTTGACGGAAAAGTTGATGCGCAAGTCGGGACGCTCGACCTTGACATCCTCGATACGGTCAAGTTTGTCGAGGCGTTTCATGGCGCTTTGCGCTGCGGCCGCTTTGGAGGCCTTGGCTTTAAATCGCTCGATAAAACGTTCCTGCTGGCGGATATAGTCCTGCTGGTTTTCGAAGGAGCGTTGCTGAAGCTCCGTCCGAAGGACTTTTTCCTCCATATAGTAGGAATAATTCCCTGAATAGATATGGAGCTGTTGCTGGTAGAGCTCGACGATCTTGGTGACCATGCGGTCGAGGAAGTACCGGTCGTGGGAAATGATCACGACGGAGCCCTGGTAGTGGACGAGGTATTTTTCCAGCCATTCAATGGACGGGAGGTCAAGGTGGTTGGTCGGTTCGTCCAAAAGGAGCAAATCGGGTTTTTGAAGAATCATTTTGGCGAGCAGGACGCGCATCCGCCAGCCCCCGCTGAACGTTTGATACGGGCGTTCGAGGTCGGCGTTGTTAAACCCAAGCCCCTGCAGGACTTCTTCAGTCTTGTGGTGGATGTTGTACCCGTCCAGCGTGTCGATCTCGTGGAGTTTTTCGGAATACTCCATGAGGAGGGCTTCGTCTTCTTTTTGCTCCAATATTTTACCCAACTCCTCGATTTCCTTTTCGAGTTGGAGGACGCGTTCGAAGGCACCCATCGCCACCCTCAAAACGGATTCACTGGTGTCGAAGCTGAGGAGGTCCTGGTGCAGGTAGCCGATGCTGGTTCCCCGGCCGCGAATGACTTCACCTTTGGACGGGCTGTATTCTCCCACGAGTACTTTCAAGAGGGTAGACTTGCCTGTCCCGTTATACCCGATCAAACCGATCCTTTCCCCCGGATGGATATGCCAGGTGGCCTCTTTTACAATCAAACGGGCACCGAATTCAAAGGTTACGTTTTGTAAGCCTGCGAGCATGATTTTAACTTTAAGCACGCAAAGTTACGCCCCTTAAATCCATTACCTTTATAAAAATTTGCCTCGCCATGCGTCGTTTCGTCCCGGCCGTCTGTATCCTGCTTGCCGCCCTGGCCTGTAACAACAAAGACAAGGAAGCCACGCCGCCGGCCCCCAAGCCGCAACCGGTCAAAGAAGGCAAGTATTCCGCCGCTTTCGGACAATCCCTGGACGGGATGATGACGAGCTACGAAGGCCTGGTCACAGCTTTTGCCAAGGGGGATACGGGACTGATCGGCCAAAACGGGCGTGTGTTCATGACAACGCTGGACAGCCTTCATTTTACGGACTTTGCGGTGGATACCCTGGTTTTTCAAACGGCCACCAGCCAGTTGTCGGATACCCGCACCGAGCTAAAAGGGTTGCTCGGTGAAGCTACACTCGCGTCCCGGCGGCAGGAGCTGAATATGGTTTCCCAGGACTTGTACGACCTGTTGCGCACGGTGCGGTATGACCGGAAAACCCTGTACCTGACCGAATGTGCGACTGCCCTGGGGGATGACAATCCGGGGGACTGGATCAGCCCGGTGGGGGATACCACGCGGATCATGAATCCCTATCTGGGGGCTGTGGGGTGTGCGCAGATCAAGGATTCGCTGCCGGAGCACCCGTAATCACCCGTTCATCCGGTACCCCGCCCGCCTGCATAGCCTGGTTTTGCCCTGGAGGCAAACTTGCCTAGCTTTTGTGTCTAAATCAACGACATGAGAAGATCTTTATGGGTGCTCGCCCTTTTGCTTGCCGCAGGCGGACCCGCCCTTGCGCAGGAAACGCCCGATCCGGCCGTGGTCGCCAAAATTGAAGACCAGGCCTTTAACCACTCACAAGTCATGAACATCGCTTTTTACCTGACGGACGTCAGCGGACCCCGCCTGACCAATTCGCCGGGTTATTTCCGCGCTGCCAACTGGGTAAAAAATACCCTGACGGACTGGGGTCTGTCCAACGCAACCCTCGAACCCTGGGGGGACTTTGGGAGCGGTTGGGAGCTGGATAAATCCTACCTGGCGCTAAAAGCGCCCTACTATCAACCGATCATGGCCTATCCAAAAGCCTGGACCGCTTCCACTAAGGGACTCGTTTCGGGGGCTGTCGTGTTGGTGGACGCAAAGGATTCGCTGGCGTTGTTAAACTATAAAGGGAAGCTGAAGGGAAAAATCGTGGTTTTCCCCAACGACGATACCCTCGCCGAGCCGTTCAAGGCCGATGCCATGCGGTATGTCGATACGGACCTGGCGAAAATGCAGGAGCCTCTGCCGGAGCGCCGCCGTGGGAACCCGGACTCCGCGCGTATGGCGCAGTTCCGCTTGCGCGGCGCCTTTGCCCGCCAGCAGGCTGCCTTCCTGAAAGACGAGGGCGCGCTGATGGTCCTGAGCGGCAACACCCGGGGCAAAGACGGGACGCTTTTTGTCCAGAGTTGGGGCGGGAACGCCCAAAACCTGCCCGCCGGGTTGACCGATATGGTGATTCCCATCGAGGACCTGCACCGCATCATCCGGCTCGTCAAAGCCGGTATCCCGGTTGAACTGGAAGGAGAGGTGAAGAGCCATTTTACCGACAATAAAGGGGATAAGCAGGGATATGACGTGGTAGGGGAGATCCCCGGTACCGATCCGCAGCTCAAAGACCAACTCGTTATGCTCGGCGGCCACCTGGATTCCTGGCACTCCTCCACCGGCGCCACCGATAATGCGGCTGGTTCCGCGGTCATGCTGGAGGCCGTTCGCATCCTGAAGACGCTGGACCTCCACCCCAGGCGGACCATCCGGATCGTGCTGTGGAGCGGGGAAGAACAAGGTCTGTTCGGGTCGAGGGGATACGTCAAAAACCACTTTGCCGACCCCACCACCATGGACCTGAAGCCGGAACAACCAAAGGTGTCCGCCTATTACAACCTGGACAACGGAAGTGGTCGCGTCAGGGGGGTATATCTGCAAGGGAATGAGGCTGTAAGACCTATCTTTGCGTCTTGGCTGACGCCGTTTGCTTCTTTAGATGCGTCGACCCTGACCATCCGCAATACCGGGAGTACCGACCACGTGTCCTTTGACGCCGTGGGGATCCCCGCCTTCCAGTTTATACAGGATCCGCTGGAATATGACACCAGGACCCACCACAGCACCGCAGATTCCTACGATCACCTTTCCGCCGAAGATTTGAAGCAAGCGGCCGCCATCGTGGCGACGTTTGTGTATCAGACGGCGGTGCGCGACCAGGAGCTGCCGCGGAAGCCGCTGCCGGAGGCGCGGCCGGCGGGGGCGAGGCCATTCTAAGATTGACTACATCAGAGTTGCCCGATACAAAAAAGCCGCCCTCACGAGGCGGCTTTACTTTTATGCTTTGAATTCAACAGTTCACCAGGCTCGCAGTCCAGAAAATCGGCAATACGAAACAGGTCAGGGATTGACGGCTGATTTTTGTTGTTCACCCAATCCGAAACGGCGTTGGGCGTGACCCCCATAAATTCCGCTAAGTCCTTGTTTTTCCTCCTGGCATCGCCAAGGGCGCCTTTGATCCTGTTGAATGGTGCTTTCACGGAGCGAATATAATCACTAATAAATTATTGAATTTCAGCCTGTTGTATTCGATCGGAATAAGTATTACATTTCTTGGAATAATATCTTATTTTTAAGAATTCAATTTGACATTTGTTGAATTGAGTTAGGGTTATGATTGTCGAGCCCCAGGTTATCCAACCCGGGGCTCTTTCGTTGGTGCCCGCGGACGACTTGCCGCCGGTGACGCGGTTCTACGAAAATACTAAAAAATTTAGCAAAATAGGGTAAAAAGAAACCCCCATTCAGGAGAATTTGGGGGTTTGTAGGAGCGGAAAACGCGGTTCGAACGCGCGACCTCTTGTTTGGGAAACAAGTGCTCTACCAGCTGAGCTATTTCCGCAAAGGGAGAAAACGACCTGCCAACCAACTATCCGCGAGGGGGATCATCCAGTTGTCCTCCATTTCCTCTTTGGAGGGCACAATATTATTAAAATAAATTGTATCCGCGTCAATAAATCCTTCTTTTATTGCATAATCGACCTGGGACATCGGGATGACCTGAATTTTTTCCTTGACCACAAAGGCCAGGGCGAGCCGGTCGAAAAGGTTGATCTCAAAGCGTTTTTCGATGTCTTTGATAAGGTGGACCGAACTGTCGGTGCTGCAACCGCTGACGCTGGTATCGGCCATGAGCACGATAAAACGGCCGAAAAGCAGGTTGGCGTAGCCTTTTACAGGGGCGCCGTGGGTGGTCCAGGAGGACACAAACGTCTGCAACATGTCTTCGAGTTCCAGGGCTTCCGACAGCAAAAAGGGGCGCGAAGCCTGGTAAATCCATACCCGGGAGGTGGGAGAAAAATCCTCGGGCAACAGGTGTTTGAATTCAAATGTCATAAACTATAATGATGCGGCGACCAGTTCCGCGATGTCGTACACGGACACGGTCTCCTCTTTTTCATTCTTTTTTACGCCGTCCGTCAACATGGTGTTGCAAAACGGGCAAGCCGATGCAATCACGGGGGCGCCGGTTTCCAGGGCTTCGGACGTCCTTTCCCAGTTGACGCGGGTGGTGCCGGTTTCTTCTTCCTTAAACATCTGCGCTCCACCGGCGCCGCAGCACAATCCACGGGTCCGGCAGCGTTTCATCTCGACCAGCTCGGCATCCAGGGCTTCGAGCACCTTGCGGGGCGCTTCGTAAATGCCATTGGCGCGGCCCAGGTAACAGGAGTCGTGGTAGGTGATCTTTTTTCCTTTAAATGTACCCCCGCCTTCCAGACGGATCCGGCCCTCGTCGATCAATTGTTGCAAAAATACGGTATGATGGATGACTTCGTATCGTCCACCCAGGTCGGGGTACTCATTCTTCAGGGTATTGAAACAGTGCGGACAGGCGGTCACGATCCGGGTGACGCCATAGCCGTTCATCACCTGGATGTTGTTGTAGGCCATCATCT
This region of Dinghuibacter silviterrae genomic DNA includes:
- a CDS encoding DUF3347 domain-containing protein, whose product is MRRFVPAVCILLAALACNNKDKEATPPAPKPQPVKEGKYSAAFGQSLDGMMTSYEGLVTAFAKGDTGLIGQNGRVFMTTLDSLHFTDFAVDTLVFQTATSQLSDTRTELKGLLGEATLASRRQELNMVSQDLYDLLRTVRYDRKTLYLTECATALGDDNPGDWISPVGDTTRIMNPYLGAVGCAQIKDSLPEHP
- a CDS encoding M20/M25/M40 family metallo-hydrolase — translated: MRRSLWVLALLLAAGGPALAQETPDPAVVAKIEDQAFNHSQVMNIAFYLTDVSGPRLTNSPGYFRAANWVKNTLTDWGLSNATLEPWGDFGSGWELDKSYLALKAPYYQPIMAYPKAWTASTKGLVSGAVVLVDAKDSLALLNYKGKLKGKIVVFPNDDTLAEPFKADAMRYVDTDLAKMQEPLPERRRGNPDSARMAQFRLRGAFARQQAAFLKDEGALMVLSGNTRGKDGTLFVQSWGGNAQNLPAGLTDMVIPIEDLHRIIRLVKAGIPVELEGEVKSHFTDNKGDKQGYDVVGEIPGTDPQLKDQLVMLGGHLDSWHSSTGATDNAAGSAVMLEAVRILKTLDLHPRRTIRIVLWSGEEQGLFGSRGYVKNHFADPTTMDLKPEQPKVSAYYNLDNGSGRVRGVYLQGNEAVRPIFASWLTPFASLDASTLTIRNTGSTDHVSFDAVGIPAFQFIQDPLEYDTRTHHSTADSYDHLSAEDLKQAAAIVATFVYQTAVRDQELPRKPLPEARPAGARPF
- a CDS encoding helix-turn-helix domain-containing protein; amino-acid sequence: MKAPFNRIKGALGDARRKNKDLAEFMGVTPNAVSDWVNNKNQPSIPDLFRIADFLDCEPGELLNSKHKSKAAS
- a CDS encoding (Fe-S)-binding protein translates to MGVRTMAEMQAAGEKPDVLFWVGCAGSFDQRAQKITRAFALILDKAGIRFAILGAEENCTGDPARRAGNEFLFQMMAYNNIQVMNGYGVTRIVTACPHCFNTLKNEYPDLGGRYEVIHHTVFLQQLIDEGRIRLEGGGTFKGKKITYHDSCYLGRANGIYEAPRKVLEALDAELVEMKRCRTRGLCCGAGGAQMFKEEETGTTRVNWERTSEALETGAPVIASACPFCNTMLTDGVKKNEKEETVSVYDIAELVAASL